A window of Rufibacter sp. LB8 contains these coding sequences:
- a CDS encoding TldD/PmbA family protein: MKRRDFIGLTAMGVGGLWLSGIPSFGHEIDPARALEPVNVALHKRLSDVALNTAKSKGATYADVRIGRYLAQNMFTREKQVQGISTTESYGVGVRVIANGTWGFAATSDVSDKGIMKAAEQAVAIAKANSKLQKEPVKLAPQQGYGEVSWKTPIKQNAFAVPVSEKADLLLAANAAALAGGANFVNSALFQINEQKYFASTDGSYIDQDIHRIWPNFTVTAVDKASGKFKTRDALSAPMGMGFEYLTVKAPTMKGPEGTGLMGYDKYYDIVADAGLAAKQAREKLTAKSVLAGKYDLVLDPNHLGLTIHESVGHPLELDRVLGYEANYAGTSFADLEKWKTKNFPYGSKLVNIFADKVQEGSLGAVGYDDEGVKTKRWDLIKDGTLVNYQATRDQVHILGEKESHGCSYADNWSSVQFQRMPNVSLAPGQQKLSVDEMIKDVKRGIYIAGRGSYSIDQQRYNFQFGGQLYYEIKDGKIAGMLDDVAYQSNTQEFWNSCAAICDQSDYRMFGSFFDGKGQPSQVSAVSHGSSHTRFNGVNVINTGRKI, encoded by the coding sequence TTGAAACGACGTGATTTTATAGGACTGACCGCCATGGGCGTGGGAGGGCTTTGGCTTTCTGGCATCCCTTCGTTCGGTCACGAGATTGACCCGGCCCGTGCGCTGGAGCCCGTGAACGTGGCCCTGCACAAACGCCTTTCTGATGTGGCCCTCAACACCGCCAAAAGCAAAGGTGCCACCTACGCCGATGTGCGCATTGGCCGGTACCTGGCTCAGAACATGTTCACCCGTGAGAAGCAGGTGCAGGGCATTAGCACCACCGAAAGCTACGGCGTGGGCGTGCGCGTGATCGCCAACGGCACCTGGGGCTTTGCTGCTACCTCAGACGTGAGCGACAAAGGCATCATGAAAGCCGCCGAGCAGGCCGTGGCCATCGCCAAAGCCAACTCCAAATTGCAGAAAGAACCGGTAAAACTGGCTCCGCAGCAAGGGTACGGCGAAGTTTCCTGGAAGACGCCTATCAAGCAAAATGCCTTCGCGGTGCCGGTTTCTGAGAAAGCCGATTTGCTCTTGGCCGCTAACGCCGCCGCTTTGGCCGGTGGCGCCAACTTCGTGAACTCGGCCTTGTTCCAGATAAACGAGCAGAAATATTTTGCCTCCACAGACGGTTCTTATATTGACCAGGACATTCACCGCATTTGGCCCAACTTCACGGTAACCGCCGTAGACAAAGCCAGTGGTAAGTTCAAAACCCGTGATGCTTTGAGCGCGCCTATGGGCATGGGTTTTGAGTACCTGACCGTGAAAGCGCCTACCATGAAAGGCCCCGAAGGAACCGGCCTGATGGGCTATGATAAATATTATGACATTGTCGCAGACGCTGGTCTGGCCGCCAAGCAAGCGCGCGAGAAACTGACCGCCAAATCTGTGCTGGCCGGTAAATATGACTTGGTATTAGACCCGAATCACCTCGGCTTAACCATTCATGAATCGGTGGGTCACCCGCTGGAACTGGACCGCGTGCTGGGCTACGAAGCCAACTACGCCGGTACGTCGTTCGCAGACTTAGAGAAATGGAAAACCAAGAATTTCCCGTACGGCAGCAAACTGGTCAACATCTTCGCTGATAAAGTGCAGGAAGGCTCTCTGGGCGCGGTGGGGTATGACGACGAAGGCGTGAAAACCAAGCGCTGGGATCTGATCAAAGACGGAACCTTGGTCAACTACCAGGCCACCCGCGACCAGGTGCATATTCTGGGCGAAAAAGAATCACATGGCTGTTCGTACGCTGATAACTGGAGTTCGGTGCAGTTCCAGCGCATGCCCAACGTGTCTCTGGCCCCGGGTCAGCAGAAACTGAGCGTGGACGAGATGATCAAAGACGTGAAACGTGGTATTTACATTGCCGGCCGCGGGTCTTATTCCATTGACCAGCAGCGATATAACTTCCAATTCGGCGGTCAGCTGTACTATGAAATCAAAGACGGCAAGATTGCGGGCATGCTAGATGATGTGGCCTACCAGAGCAACACCCAGGAATTCTGGAACTCCTGCGCCGCCATCTGTGATCAAAGCGATTACCGCATGTTCGGCTCTTTCTTTGACGGAAAAGGCCAGCCTAGCCAGGTGAGCGCAGTTTCGCATGGATCTTCGCATACGCGTTTCAACGGCGTAAACGTGATTAACACCGGTCGGAAAATCTAG
- a CDS encoding RNA polymerase sigma factor: MDLEEFKTKVLPAKQKLYRMALFLLQNKEEAEDALQDVFLKLWTNKHKLHAYASIEAFAMTVTKNLCLDRLKSRKNKHLVDVTDLEMGNGEITPYQRSEQTDQVRHVQELLKKLPEQQRMVLHLRDVEGYSYEEIEQVTGLPVNALRVNLSRARKSVREGLLKMEKHAH; encoded by the coding sequence ATGGACTTAGAAGAGTTTAAAACCAAGGTACTCCCGGCCAAGCAGAAGCTGTACAGAATGGCGCTGTTCCTGTTGCAAAACAAGGAAGAGGCCGAGGATGCCCTGCAGGATGTGTTCCTGAAACTCTGGACCAACAAACACAAGTTGCACGCTTACGCCAGCATTGAGGCGTTCGCGATGACCGTCACCAAAAACTTATGCCTGGACAGACTCAAAAGCAGAAAGAACAAGCACCTGGTAGACGTCACCGACCTGGAGATGGGCAATGGAGAAATCACCCCGTACCAGCGCTCTGAGCAGACAGACCAGGTGCGCCACGTGCAGGAACTCCTGAAGAAACTGCCCGAACAACAAAGAATGGTGCTGCACCTGAGAGACGTGGAAGGCTACTCTTACGAAGAGATAGAACAAGTGACGGGCCTGCCGGTGAATGCGCTGCGGGTGAATTTGTCAAGGGCGAGAAAAAGCGTGCGCGAAGGACTTTTAAAGATGGAAAAGCATGCACACTGA
- the nagA gene encoding N-acetylglucosamine-6-phosphate deacetylase codes for MRYALTNGTIYSGYTTAQGYAVLFENGQILDLVQTDEIPEDFIKLDANGGIICPGFVDLQVNGGGGVYFTQYPTLESLNTIRDAHLQFGTTSFLPTVISAFQDKILQTIDAVHLAMQQSPSTFLGMHLEGPFFSPEKPGAHDTACIRTATHEELDVLLEAGKDVITYLTLAPECVEEGVLKRLAESGIVLSAGHSMATYDQALHFFNNGVTAVTHLYNAMSGIDTKQPGLAAATLDYGQAWTGIIVDGHHCHPYAVRLAKKMLAEKLFLVSDCAACVGSDIPFTDFGNFKSFYRNGRCETEDGRLAGSALTMLEAVQNTVNMVGLEVDEAIRMATLYPAQVMKLENRVGQLVPGAAANLVVLGQDLQLQQVWVDGQEVALAK; via the coding sequence ATGCGGTACGCGCTCACCAACGGCACCATTTATTCAGGCTATACCACCGCCCAGGGCTACGCGGTCTTGTTTGAAAACGGCCAAATCTTAGACCTGGTGCAAACCGATGAAATTCCCGAAGACTTTATCAAACTAGACGCGAACGGCGGCATTATCTGTCCTGGTTTTGTAGACTTGCAGGTGAACGGCGGCGGCGGCGTGTATTTCACCCAATACCCCACGCTGGAAAGCCTGAACACCATTAGAGACGCGCATCTGCAGTTTGGCACCACCAGTTTTCTGCCCACGGTTATCTCGGCGTTTCAGGACAAGATTCTGCAGACCATTGACGCCGTGCACCTGGCCATGCAGCAAAGCCCCAGCACGTTTCTGGGCATGCACCTGGAAGGCCCGTTTTTCAGCCCAGAGAAACCCGGCGCTCATGACACTGCCTGCATCAGAACCGCCACGCATGAAGAGCTAGACGTACTGCTGGAAGCCGGCAAAGATGTGATCACCTATTTGACCTTAGCCCCCGAGTGCGTCGAGGAAGGCGTCTTGAAACGGCTGGCCGAAAGCGGCATTGTCTTATCGGCGGGCCACAGCATGGCGACGTATGACCAGGCCCTGCACTTTTTTAACAACGGCGTGACTGCGGTGACTCACCTTTACAATGCCATGAGCGGCATTGACACCAAACAGCCCGGCCTGGCTGCTGCCACTTTAGATTACGGACAAGCCTGGACCGGTATTATTGTAGACGGACACCATTGTCACCCGTACGCGGTTAGGTTAGCCAAGAAAATGCTCGCTGAAAAACTGTTCCTGGTTTCTGACTGCGCCGCCTGCGTGGGTTCAGATATTCCGTTCACAGACTTCGGCAATTTCAAGTCTTTCTACCGCAACGGCCGCTGCGAAACCGAGGACGGACGCCTGGCTGGTTCGGCGCTGACCATGTTGGAAGCGGTGCAGAATACTGTAAACATGGTTGGTCTGGAAGTAGATGAAGCAATAAGAATGGCGACTTTATATCCGGCACAGGTGATGAAATTGGAAAACAGAGTAGGGCAGTTGGTACCGGGCGCGGCGGCGAATCTGGTGGTGCTGGGCCAGGACTTGCAACTGCAGCAAGTGTGGGTAGACGGCCAGGAAGTGGCTTTGGCTAAATAG
- a CDS encoding DUF4097 family beta strand repeat-containing protein — translation MKRALLLAGASLLLTWNSFAQTAVGGGRKSDSEETRGEAKTFKMKLGGGKDKQVRIFMYNSHVQVLGHSGDDVIIEGRGTAAAGDAARAEGLKPLYNTLEDNTGMGLSAVKENNTLTITKASRAGGRYIIRVPKNASVQYKETNWTGGNLTMADLDGEIEVKLNNASATLNNVSGPVVANTTNGTLDVKFSSLDQSKPNAISTVNGKIDITLPANTKANFKLKSLMGEIYTDFDMNLKKEAKSDLPMIGGGNNIDGKTNGGGVEMSIQTINSDIFIRKKK, via the coding sequence ATGAAAAGAGCATTGTTACTGGCAGGGGCTAGCCTCCTGCTTACCTGGAATTCCTTTGCCCAAACCGCGGTAGGCGGCGGCAGAAAATCTGACTCAGAAGAAACCCGCGGCGAGGCCAAAACCTTCAAAATGAAACTGGGGGGCGGCAAAGACAAACAAGTGCGCATCTTCATGTACAACAGCCACGTGCAGGTACTGGGCCACTCCGGTGATGACGTGATTATAGAAGGCCGCGGCACCGCGGCGGCTGGTGATGCAGCCCGCGCCGAAGGCCTGAAACCGCTCTACAACACCCTGGAAGACAACACCGGTATGGGCCTTTCAGCGGTGAAAGAAAACAACACGCTCACCATCACCAAAGCGTCCCGCGCCGGTGGACGGTACATCATTAGAGTGCCCAAAAACGCCTCTGTGCAGTACAAAGAAACCAACTGGACCGGCGGCAACCTGACCATGGCCGACCTTGACGGTGAAATTGAAGTGAAACTGAACAACGCCAGCGCCACGCTCAACAACGTGTCGGGCCCCGTGGTGGCCAACACCACCAACGGCACGCTTGACGTTAAATTCAGTTCCCTAGACCAAAGCAAGCCCAACGCCATCTCCACCGTCAACGGCAAAATTGACATTACGCTGCCCGCCAACACCAAGGCCAATTTCAAACTCAAGAGCTTGATGGGCGAAATCTATACCGACTTCGACATGAACCTGAAGAAGGAGGCCAAAAGCGACCTGCCTATGATTGGCGGCGGCAACAACATTGACGGCAAAACCAACGGCGGCGGCGTGGAAATGAGCATCCAGACCATTAACAGTGACATCTTCATCCGGAAGAAGAAATAA
- a CDS encoding carboxypeptidase-like regulatory domain-containing protein, translating into MKNTFLLLIIGLILNSCSSNIVRLKKGGSIIVVKRIEVTDTLSTNVIGKVVNRFEGFALPNAEVRLENSQEVYTAKCDSKGAFEFANIPKGKYRIMTSFIGYSNSTDSLDIKAAEKIQIKVKLYTVY; encoded by the coding sequence ATGAAAAATACATTTCTGCTTTTGATAATCGGATTAATACTTAATAGTTGCAGCAGCAATATTGTTAGGCTGAAAAAGGGCGGCTCTATTATAGTTGTTAAAAGAATAGAAGTCACTGATACTTTATCAACAAATGTAATTGGCAAAGTGGTTAATCGTTTTGAAGGTTTTGCTTTACCAAATGCAGAAGTGAGATTAGAGAATAGCCAAGAAGTATATACTGCAAAATGTGATAGTAAGGGAGCATTTGAATTTGCTAATATTCCTAAGGGAAAATATCGGATTATGACTAGTTTTATAGGTTATTCTAATTCTACTGATTCATTAGATATTAAAGCAGCAGAAAAAATTCAGATAAAGGTCAAGCTGTATACAGTCTATTAA
- a CDS encoding penicillin acylase family protein: MKWIKALLATALTVVLVYALNRTFFPVPALGSFLSPYEGFWRGVEKDDAFKTEELTLEGVQAPVQIRFDSLRIPHIFAQNDHDLYFAQGYLTAKDRLWQMEFMTHASAGRLAEIIGPQVLEMDRYQRRMGMLTSAKESLARMQADPNTNAVLEAYTEGVNAYISQLQPRDYPFEYKLLNYAPEKYTPLKVALLLKRLALDMTGYSDDLRMTNTLRKYGPEVVKDLFPDYPFKEEPIIPMGTKPDFTPLTVPPAPPAYIAALAQHTLERQKPENLGSNNWAVTGNRTASGYPLLASDPHLGLSLPSIWYVLQLHAPGVNAYGVTIPGAPGVGIGFNEQIAWGMTNVGSDVLDWYQITFKDNSRREYKHGNQWKPVRRVVEKIAVKGQALVLDTVLYTHHGPVVYLPEEEAYRSSSTPTGHAIRWTAHDNQNELHTLYAVNRARSYSEFREALRTWAAPAFNFVYADSSNIAIVSNGLYPLKWQGQGNFLLDGANPAHDWQGWIPMDQVPAVFNPSRGFVSSANQVPVHPQDYPYYLGSSFAGYERSARINQRLTAMTQATPDSFRVMQTDNFSFVPKNALPTLLALVQQENLTAAQKKAYQTLASWNYRFDPELTAPTLFEEWWQSLARAIWSDEFPAATYKSPSRDRLVQLLLNEPQARWYDNVETPQKETLTDLVNTTFLQVADSMNTADAQWKWGHAKNSSIKHLGLVQGLGHTLNTGGSANSINALNGSHGPSWRMVVQLGPTVKAWGVYPGGQSGNPGSRFYDNLLQDWQAGQLHELLFLRNAEDRKEKTQAVWVMKGK, encoded by the coding sequence ATGAAATGGATAAAAGCTTTGTTGGCCACTGCCCTCACTGTGGTATTGGTCTATGCCCTCAACCGAACGTTTTTCCCGGTGCCTGCGCTGGGTTCCTTTCTGAGTCCGTATGAAGGGTTCTGGCGCGGTGTAGAGAAAGACGATGCTTTCAAAACCGAGGAACTGACCTTGGAAGGCGTGCAGGCACCGGTGCAGATACGGTTTGACTCGCTCCGCATTCCGCACATTTTCGCGCAGAACGACCATGATCTGTATTTCGCGCAGGGCTATCTTACGGCCAAAGACCGGCTGTGGCAGATGGAGTTCATGACGCACGCCTCAGCGGGCCGCCTGGCCGAAATCATTGGGCCGCAAGTCCTGGAGATGGACCGGTACCAGCGGCGCATGGGCATGCTCACTTCGGCCAAAGAATCCCTGGCCCGCATGCAAGCTGACCCCAACACCAACGCCGTGCTGGAAGCCTACACCGAAGGCGTGAACGCCTACATTTCGCAGCTACAGCCCCGGGATTATCCCTTTGAATACAAACTCCTGAATTACGCGCCTGAAAAATACACACCATTAAAAGTAGCCTTGCTCCTCAAACGCTTGGCGCTTGACATGACCGGTTATTCCGATGACCTGCGTATGACCAACACCCTGCGCAAATATGGCCCTGAGGTGGTGAAGGATTTGTTCCCGGATTATCCTTTCAAAGAAGAGCCTATTATCCCAATGGGTACCAAACCAGATTTTACGCCGCTGACCGTTCCGCCTGCGCCACCGGCATACATAGCCGCCTTGGCGCAGCACACGCTGGAGCGCCAAAAGCCCGAAAACCTCGGCAGCAACAACTGGGCAGTGACTGGAAATAGAACTGCCAGTGGTTATCCATTATTGGCCTCTGACCCGCATTTGGGCTTGAGTTTGCCGAGCATTTGGTATGTGTTGCAGTTGCATGCGCCGGGCGTGAATGCGTACGGCGTCACTATTCCGGGCGCGCCGGGGGTGGGTATTGGATTCAACGAGCAGATTGCCTGGGGCATGACCAACGTGGGTTCTGATGTGCTGGATTGGTACCAGATCACCTTCAAAGACAACTCGCGCCGCGAATACAAACACGGAAACCAATGGAAACCGGTGCGCCGTGTAGTGGAGAAAATTGCCGTGAAAGGCCAGGCACTGGTGCTAGACACGGTGCTCTACACACACCACGGTCCGGTGGTGTATTTGCCTGAGGAAGAAGCCTACCGCAGTAGCAGCACGCCCACCGGTCACGCCATCCGGTGGACAGCGCATGACAACCAGAACGAACTCCACACGCTCTACGCCGTCAACCGGGCCCGCTCTTACTCAGAATTCAGGGAAGCGTTGCGTACCTGGGCTGCACCCGCCTTCAACTTTGTGTATGCAGACTCCAGCAACATCGCCATCGTCTCCAACGGCTTGTACCCTTTGAAATGGCAAGGCCAGGGCAACTTCCTGCTGGACGGCGCCAACCCCGCGCACGACTGGCAGGGCTGGATTCCGATGGACCAGGTGCCGGCGGTATTTAACCCTAGCCGTGGGTTTGTGAGTTCGGCCAACCAGGTACCGGTGCACCCCCAGGACTACCCATATTACCTGGGCTCCAGCTTTGCCGGCTATGAACGAAGCGCCCGCATCAACCAGCGCCTCACCGCCATGACCCAGGCCACACCCGACAGCTTCAGAGTCATGCAAACGGATAATTTCAGCTTCGTGCCGAAGAACGCGTTGCCGACGTTGTTGGCCTTGGTGCAGCAGGAGAACCTGACTGCCGCACAGAAAAAAGCCTATCAAACCCTGGCTTCCTGGAACTACCGCTTTGACCCAGAACTGACCGCGCCCACGCTGTTTGAGGAATGGTGGCAGAGCCTGGCACGGGCAATCTGGAGCGATGAATTCCCCGCCGCCACCTACAAATCCCCGTCCCGCGACCGACTAGTGCAACTACTCCTGAATGAACCTCAGGCCCGCTGGTATGACAACGTAGAAACCCCGCAGAAAGAAACCCTAACAGACTTGGTGAACACCACCTTCCTGCAAGTAGCCGACAGCATGAATACCGCTGATGCCCAATGGAAATGGGGCCACGCCAAGAATTCCAGCATTAAGCATTTGGGTTTAGTTCAAGGCTTGGGTCACACGCTCAACACCGGCGGCAGCGCCAATTCCATCAACGCCCTCAACGGCAGCCACGGCCCGTCGTGGCGCATGGTGGTGCAACTGGGCCCCACCGTAAAAGCCTGGGGCGTATATCCCGGCGGCCAAAGCGGCAACCCTGGTAGCCGGTTCTATGACAACCTTTTACAGGACTGGCAAGCCGGGCAATTGCATGAACTGTTGTTTTTGAGGAATGCGGAGGATAGGAAGGAGAAGACGCAGGCGGTGTGGGTGATGAAGGGGAAGTAG
- a CDS encoding HEAT repeat domain-containing protein: MHTEQIETLLEKYYNGETSLEEESQLEQFFSHTKLLPDHLKPHAVQFQVYGQEKEVELDKYLSEDWLFEKIENPARTFKATSAAPKKNNFFQQYYWQMAAGISLLLAAFWGVNYYRDKGFTASGSPEVVALQQEVREMKQVLASTSSVNGASASDRIRVVSQEFNTQDFSSAENQEVTRLLMKTMTSDENVNVRLAACEALFQFKEEPAVRKAYIQALGQEKNPLMQLALIEVVTHLKEKKAVPQLQKLANQENLLPIVKLKAQEGLGTLI, from the coding sequence ATGCACACTGAACAGATAGAAACCTTACTGGAGAAATACTACAACGGTGAAACCTCGCTGGAAGAGGAAAGCCAGCTGGAGCAGTTCTTCTCCCATACAAAACTATTGCCAGACCACCTCAAGCCGCACGCGGTGCAGTTTCAGGTTTATGGCCAGGAAAAAGAGGTGGAACTAGACAAATACCTCTCAGAAGACTGGCTGTTTGAGAAGATTGAGAACCCGGCCAGAACTTTCAAAGCAACATCGGCGGCGCCGAAGAAAAACAACTTCTTCCAGCAGTATTACTGGCAGATGGCGGCGGGCATCAGCTTGTTACTGGCCGCGTTCTGGGGCGTGAATTATTACCGTGACAAAGGTTTTACTGCCAGCGGCAGCCCAGAAGTAGTAGCCCTGCAGCAGGAAGTGCGGGAGATGAAACAAGTGCTGGCCAGCACCTCGTCAGTGAACGGGGCCTCTGCCAGTGACCGCATACGAGTGGTAAGCCAGGAATTCAACACCCAGGATTTTTCATCCGCTGAAAACCAGGAAGTGACGCGGTTATTGATGAAAACCATGACCTCAGACGAAAACGTGAACGTACGGTTGGCGGCCTGTGAAGCGCTTTTTCAATTCAAGGAAGAACCCGCTGTGCGCAAGGCTTACATTCAGGCCTTGGGCCAGGAAAAAAACCCCTTGATGCAACTGGCCCTTATTGAAGTGGTCACGCATTTAAAAGAGAAAAAAGCCGTACCGCAACTGCAGAAACTGGCTAACCAGGAAAACCTTTTACCCATTGTCAAACTCAAAGCCCAGGAAGGCCTGGGCACCTTAATCTAA
- a CDS encoding pitrilysin family protein, translated as MKRTFLSILLLGAGLTAQAQSNKINFTEYDLPNGLHVILHQDKTTPTVAVTMLYHVGSKNEDPQRTGFAHFFEHLMFEGSENVERGKYINMIQSAGGAVNANTSFDRTYYYQILPSNQLALGLWMEADRLRSAKIDQQGVETQRQVVKEEKKQRLDNQPYGSLLENTFATAYAVHPYRWVPIGSAQYIDRASLQEFMQFYKTFYVPNNATLTIAGDLDIEQTKKLVEQYFGAIPKSTTPIHRPTVEEPKQVEEGRKVVFDNIQLPAVVQAYHIPAQGTPDSYAISMLTTLLSGGQSSRLNKALVDNQQKAVTVASIPMSMENPGLFINLAVANMGVDVHDLERSMDTEIDRVKKEPITDQEFQKLRNQIETNYINGLATLEGRTEKLASYHALYGNTNLINTELDKFLAVTKEDLMRVANQYLTKENRAVLHYLPKTAQAR; from the coding sequence ATGAAACGTACATTTTTGAGCATCCTGTTGCTGGGTGCCGGGCTCACCGCCCAGGCGCAGAGCAACAAAATCAACTTCACCGAGTACGACCTGCCCAACGGGCTGCACGTGATTCTGCACCAGGACAAAACCACTCCCACCGTGGCCGTGACCATGCTCTACCACGTGGGTTCCAAGAACGAAGACCCGCAGCGCACCGGCTTCGCGCATTTCTTTGAGCACCTCATGTTTGAAGGTTCTGAGAACGTGGAGCGCGGCAAATACATCAACATGATCCAGAGCGCGGGCGGGGCCGTGAACGCCAACACTTCGTTCGATAGAACTTATTATTACCAGATTCTGCCCTCTAATCAATTGGCTTTGGGCCTCTGGATGGAAGCCGACCGCCTGAGATCTGCCAAAATTGACCAGCAGGGCGTAGAAACGCAGCGCCAGGTGGTGAAAGAAGAGAAAAAACAGCGCCTGGACAATCAGCCGTACGGTTCTTTGCTAGAAAACACCTTCGCCACGGCGTACGCGGTGCACCCGTACCGCTGGGTGCCCATTGGCTCAGCGCAGTACATTGACCGTGCGTCTCTGCAAGAGTTCATGCAGTTCTACAAGACGTTTTACGTGCCCAACAACGCCACCCTCACCATTGCCGGCGACCTGGACATAGAGCAGACCAAGAAACTGGTGGAGCAGTATTTCGGGGCCATCCCGAAGAGTACCACGCCCATTCACCGGCCCACGGTAGAAGAACCCAAGCAAGTAGAAGAAGGCCGAAAAGTGGTTTTTGACAACATTCAGTTACCCGCCGTGGTGCAGGCCTACCACATTCCGGCGCAGGGCACGCCAGATTCTTACGCCATCAGTATGCTGACCACGTTGCTGTCTGGTGGGCAGAGTTCGCGTTTAAACAAAGCCTTGGTAGACAACCAGCAGAAAGCCGTGACCGTGGCATCTATTCCTATGTCTATGGAAAATCCGGGCTTATTCATCAACCTGGCCGTGGCCAACATGGGCGTGGATGTGCATGACCTGGAGCGTTCCATGGATACTGAGATTGACCGCGTGAAAAAAGAACCCATCACTGACCAGGAATTCCAGAAGCTGCGCAATCAGATAGAAACCAACTACATCAACGGCCTGGCCACGCTTGAGGGCCGCACCGAGAAACTGGCCTCGTACCACGCGCTTTACGGCAACACCAACCTGATCAACACAGAGCTGGACAAGTTTCTGGCCGTGACCAAGGAAGACCTTATGCGCGTAGCCAACCAATATTTAACCAAAGAAAACCGCGCCGTGCTGCATTATTTGCCCAAGACGGCGCAAGCCAGATAA